The following are from one region of the Gossypium hirsutum isolate 1008001.06 chromosome D03, Gossypium_hirsutum_v2.1, whole genome shotgun sequence genome:
- the LOC107933742 gene encoding uncharacterized protein, producing the protein MSPPSLIGPPELRHPTPPKPETTVVTTTTKVPSDPFMDLMLANFNEANNTPSMGFTENKSATYLATGNPCLDFFFHVVPNSPPDSIKEMLGRAWNFDPLMTLKLICNLRGVRGTGKSDKEGFYTAAFWLHDHHPKTLACNLDSFVNFGYFKDLPEILYRMLEGYTVRQVQKHDWLMRKQGKFREGSRCYSKKQKVEKSKPTGAKNPNLEKAKARDLRKEKKISMAKKVIERYSRDPDFRFLFECVSDLFAACLKSDMEFLKSNETRKIGLAAKWCPSIDSSFDKSTLLCESISRKIFSRENYPEYEGIDEEHYAYRVRDRLRKDVLVPLRKVLELPEVYIGANKWDSIPYNRVASMAMKFYKEKFLKHDKDRFSKYLEDVKAGKSTIAAGALLPHEIIAELNKADDEQVEQVAELQWQRMVNDLLQKGKLRNCMAVSDVSGSMHGIPMEVSVALGVLVSDLSEKPWKGKLITFSESPKLILVEGENLKEKTEFVRDMEWGGNTDFQKVFDLILKVVVEGNLKPEQMIKRLFVFSDMEFDQASMSPWETDYDVIVKKFTQRGYGDVIPQIVFWNLRHSRATPVPATQKGVALVSGFSKNLLKMFLDEDGDINPVAVMEAAISGEEYQKLVVLD; encoded by the coding sequence ATGTCGCCACCGTCTCTTATCGGCCCACCGGAGCTCCGCCACCCCACTCCTCCAAAGCCTGAAACCACTGTCGTCACTACCACCACTAAAGTTCCAAGCGATCCATTCATGGATCTAATGTTGGCTAATTTCAATGAAGCCAATAACACACCTTCGATGGGATTCACCGAAAATAAATCAGCCACTTATTTAGCCACCGGCAACCCTTGCCTTGACTTTTTTTTCCATGTGGTACCTAATTCCCCACCCGATTCCATTAAAGAAATGTTGGGTCGAGCTTGGAATTTTGATCCATTGATGACTCTGAAGCTAATTTGTAACTTACGTGGTGTTCGTGGTACAGGGAAATCCGACAAGGAAGGGTTTTATACGGCGGCGTTTTGGTTACACGATCATCATCCTAAAACCCTTGCTTGTAATTTGGATTCCTTTGTTAATTTTGGGTATTTCAAGGATTTACCCGAAATTCTGTATCGTATGCTTGAAGGATATACTGTTAGACAGGTTCAGAAACATGATTGGTTGATGAGAAAACAGGGGAAATTCCGAGAGGGAAGCCGTTGTTATTCAAAGAAGCAAAAAGTGGAAAAATCAAAACCCACAGGAGCTAAAAACCCGAATTTGGAGAAAGCAAAAGCAAGGGatttaagaaaggaaaagaagatTTCAATGGCGAAAAAGGTGATCGAGCGATATTCAAGAGACCCAGATTTCAGGTTCCTTTTTGAATGTGTCTCTGATCTTTTTGCTGCTTGTCTTAAATCAGATATGGAGTTTTTGAAATCTAATGAAACTAGAAAGATTGGTCTTGCTGCAAAATGGTGTCCTTCAATTGATTCTTCATTTGATAAATCAACATTGTTATGTGAAAGCATTTCCAGGAAAATATTTTCTCGAGAAAATTATCCTGAATATGAAGGAATCGATGAAGAACATTATGCTTACCGTGTTCGTGATCGGCTTAGGAAAGATGTGTTAGTGCCACTGCGTAAAGTTTTAGAATTACCAGAAGTATACATTGGTGCAAATAAATGGGATTCAATCCCTTACAACAGAGTAGCTTCTATGGCAATGAAGTTTTACAAGGAGAAGTTTTTAAAACACGATAAAGATCGGTTTTCGAAGTATTTAGAAGATGTAAAAGCCGGAAAGTCGACAATCGCAGCCGGTGCATTACTCCCACACGAAATAATCGCTGAATTAAACAAAGCCGACGACGAACAAGTTGAGCAAGTAGCAGAGCTTCAATGGCAGAGGATGGTGAATGACTTATTACAAAAAGGTAAACTTCGTAATTGTATGGCGGTTTCTGATGTTTCCGGTAGTATGCACGGGATTCCGATGGAAGTTTCAGTCGCATTAGGCGTATTGGTATCGGATTTAAGTGAAAAACCATGGAAAGGAAAGCTTATAACTTTTAGTGAAAGCCctaaacttatattagtagaagGTGAAAACTTGAAGGAAAAAACAGAGTTTGTGAGAGATATGGAATGGGGTGGCAACACTGATTTTCAAAAAGTATTTGATCTTATATTGAAAGTGGTTGTTGAAGGGAATTTAAAACCAGAACAAATGATTAAAAGGTTGTTTGTGTTTAGTGATATGGAATTTGATCAAGCTTCAATGTCACCATGGGAGACTGATTATGATGTTATTGTAAAGAAATTTACACAGAGAGGGTATGGAGATGTGATCCCACAAATTGTGTTTTGGAATTTGAGACATTCAAGGGCTACACCAGTGCCTGCAACTCAAAAAGGGGTTGCTTTGGTTAGTGGATTTTCGAAGAATTTATTAAAGATGTTTTTGGATGAAGATGGTGATATAAACCCTGTTGCTGTTATGGAAGCTGCTATTTCTGGTGAGGAGTATCAGAAATTGGTTGTACTTGATTGA